The DNA window TGCCATGTACTCCGGTTACCTCCGCAAGCAGCAGAAGGAAATCGACCGGTACTCCAAGATCCATGCGGTGAAGATTCCCAACAGTTTCGATTACTCCGGGCTGACCCAGTTGCGAGTTGAAGCCCGCGAGAAGCTGAACCGGATTCGACCAGTCACCGTGGGACAGGCGGAGCGGATCAGCGGCATCACTCCTGCTGACCTGACCGTGCTGATGATGTACCTGGCGAAGCCCCGAGGTGAGAAGGCGGAATCCGCGACTTGAGAGAACTTTTGAGAGGACGGAACATGAAACGATGTCACTGGCTGAGCCTGTTTGTCGTCCTGCTGTCGGGGCTCATTTCCAGCCCGGTGTTCGCCGCTGAGCCGGAAGCTGACGAGTCCGGGCTCTATGAAATGAAGCAGGAACACGATCCGAATGGCATCGGTAAGTTCTACATGGGGCGTGAGATCGCCCGCGTGATGGGACATCAGGGGGCGCTCTGGCTGGAGCGGCCGGAACGCGAGGAAGAAGAGAATCTCTCTCTACTCGTCAAGTTGCTCGACCTGAAGCCGGGCATGGTGGTGGCGGATATCGGGGCGGGCAGCGGCGTGTTGACGCTTCGAATGGCTCCGCAGGTCGCTCCCGGTGGCAAAGTCGTTGCCGTGGACATTCAGCGGGAGATGCTCCTGCGTTTGCAGAATCGGATGGGAGAAGCCGAGATCACCAATGTTGATCTGCATCTGGGGGCTCCGAAAAGTCCGGAGCTGAAACCGGAATCGGTCGATCTGATTCTGATGGTCGATGTCTATCATGAGTTCGAATTTCCGCACGCGATGGTCGAGAACATGGCAGCCGCTTTGAAGCCGAATGGCCGCATCGCTTTGGTGGAATACCGACTGGAAGATCCGAAGGTTCCGATTAAGCTTGTTCATAAGATGACCGAAGAACAGGCCATTAAAGAAATGACGCGGCCCGAGTTTGGTCTGGAACACACGCGGACGATTGACGACTTGCCGCGACAGCATCTGTTGATTTTCACACGGAAGAAAACAACTGACGATGAATGATCCATCCGCCTCCGCCGGCAACCCCAAGTCCGGTGCCATGGGACTCTCACTGGCAATCCTGGCCGTTGTAGCCGCCGGGGCGTTCTTCGTCTGGTCGATGCAGCGTGGTGTCGGACCGCGGGTCGGAGGGCTGGCCGTTGGGGAAGAAGCTCCCGAGATTTCCGCTCAGGGCTGGGTGAACGGAAAGCCGCCTGAGGATCTGCGGGGCAAGGTCGTGGTTGTCGATGAGTGGGCCACGTGGTGCCTCCCCTGCCGGAAGGAAGCGCCTCATCTCGTGCAAACGTACAACGAGTTCAAGGATCGCGACGATGTGGTCTTTATTGGACTGACAAGCGAAAGCCCCGACTCGCTTCCTGCCATCGAGAAGTTCCTCGAAGAGACCGGCATTACCTGGCCCAACGGCTTCGGAGCCATGGAAACTCTCATGGCTTTCAAGGCGGAATACATTCCTCGCGCCTGGGTCATCAGTCGCGAAGGCCGGGTCGTCTGGAATTACGACTCCAGAGGAGAGATGTCCGATGCGATTCGGGCGGCACTGGAGTAGACCGCTGTCTGCTGTTGGTCCAACCCAACGCCTGACGCGTCAGCTAATCATTGCAGGCTCGAATTGCAGTCAGACGGATCACCGCTCGATGTCTATCCGGTCCCTCGCTCATTCTTCGGCGTGGGAAGAAATGGATCGATGCACTTGAGGCGGGTCTATGTCCAGCGGCCCGGTGAAAAGACAGCGAAGAAACGATCGGAATTGACGATGCCATGGTCGCGAACATAGTTCCGGGCTTCGTCCGTGCCTGTTCTTGCTGACTCGGTCTGTCCGAGCCGCGCGAGTCGGTCGTGACAGATCGCTTCGTACATCGCCAGTTTCACCTCACGAAAACCGGCCAGAGCCCGTTTGAGTCGGGAAATAATCTCTGTTCGCTCTGGCTTCTGTTGGAACGTCAGAAGGCCCGCTTCCAGGAGGTCAGCTTCGGCGGCGCAACATCGGCTGGCTTCTCGACGCAGCTTGCGAATATGTTTCTGTGCGTCCTCGTGGAGCCGGGCGGTCAACTCCTGTGAACCTTCACGACTCTGTTGAGTTGCTGCCAGCGTTCCGATCGCTGCCCCGGCTCGATGCAGACTGTACGCATGCCGGGACCAGTGATGCGATTGCAGCAAAGCGGACCGAAATGGCTTCTCGATCCGCACAGTGGTTTCCCAGCACAACCGATGTTCCTGCTGGTACCGCAACTCCCACAGGTGCCGCAGGTAGTAATTGAAATGGAGATTGTTGAATTCGTTGAAGTCGAGCAGTCGAGCGAGATCCTGCGTCCGGCGATCGGTCTGGCGGAAGTCGTCGCTGGCCATGTCACGGACGATTTCGGAAACGCCACGAATCATCAGGTCGTAGTAGGTCGTATCCCGTTTCGATTGAGTTTGCGGATCGATGCTCGTCAGTTGGTGAATTCGCACGACATTCCCGGAGAAGTTCGCTGAGAACAGCGCAAACATACGGCTCAGGTCAGCTTCCCACCAGGCTTCGGGGCAGTGTTCCAGATAGCTCGACATCGCATGTGTGCAACGTTCAATAGCTCGATCGAAATCGGAGGTCAGATAGTCGATCGCTCCTTCGCACATTTCAACGAACGTCTCGACATAGACGGCCCCCGAGTAATGGGGCGAGGTCCGAAGTTCCTGGAGAATCTGCCGGGAGCGGGCGATATCCGATGGCTTGCCCGTCGCGGCGACGAGACAGGCACCGTACGCCTGCAGTTGATGAGCTTCGACCAGATGCGGAGCCGCCTCGTTCTCCCGCTCGCCCACGTGCTGGAAATAGCAGCCGCGAATCGGATCAAGAATACTCAGGCTTTGCGCGGCCGCCCAGCACGTTTTCATTCTTTGCACGGCTACCTTCTCGGTGCGTCGGCGGAACAACCGGGCGACCGGCCTGATCTGTCGAGACTGCAGCAAACGCTCCTGCAGAATGCCGCGCACGACCTGACTCATCGTTCGCGGATACGAGAGGCTGACGTCGCTTAACAAAGATTCGAGCAGTCGATGTGCCTTGGCCAGCTTGCCGACCTGAAAGAGTCGCATCATTGCGAGTCGGTTGAGTTCGAACTGGCGATCAGAATCCGGAGCCAGACCTGCGGCGAGCTCGTAGTGCTCGGCCGCTTTTTCGCCCTGCCCGTCTCGTGCGTAGGCTTCCGCGACGCGTTCATGAGCCAGGGAACGCTCCTGCGGTTCGGCTGTTTCGGTGAGCTCGAGGATCCGCTGATACAACCGGGCCGCCTGATCGAAGGCGAGCCGGCCCGTCGCCGCTTCGGCGGCCTGTTGATAATGGTCTACGGCCTGCTCGCGAAGGCCGGCCGCTTCGTAATGGCGGCCGAGAGTCTGGGCATCGACGCGGGAGGTTTTAATCAGAGTCGCGGCCAGTGACTGGTGAATCTCTCGACGCCGCAATTCATCGACGATCGTCGAGACGGATTCCCGAATCCGGTCGTGGTAACATTCGACGTAGTCTTCTCCGGTGGACCCACTCGTGCGAACGAAGTTTTCATCCCGCAGGACATCCAGGTGCGATCGTCTGGTTCGAGCTGCTTCGACAGCTTCTGAAATCGGCAGCGGTTGAC is part of the Rubinisphaera margarita genome and encodes:
- a CDS encoding TlpA family protein disulfide reductase: MNDPSASAGNPKSGAMGLSLAILAVVAAGAFFVWSMQRGVGPRVGGLAVGEEAPEISAQGWVNGKPPEDLRGKVVVVDEWATWCLPCRKEAPHLVQTYNEFKDRDDVVFIGLTSESPDSLPAIEKFLEETGITWPNGFGAMETLMAFKAEYIPRAWVISREGRVVWNYDSRGEMSDAIRAALE
- a CDS encoding class I SAM-dependent methyltransferase encodes the protein MKRCHWLSLFVVLLSGLISSPVFAAEPEADESGLYEMKQEHDPNGIGKFYMGREIARVMGHQGALWLERPEREEEENLSLLVKLLDLKPGMVVADIGAGSGVLTLRMAPQVAPGGKVVAVDIQREMLLRLQNRMGEAEITNVDLHLGAPKSPELKPESVDLILMVDVYHEFEFPHAMVENMAAALKPNGRIALVEYRLEDPKVPIKLVHKMTEEQAIKEMTRPEFGLEHTRTIDDLPRQHLLIFTRKKTTDDE